In a single window of the Acipenser ruthenus chromosome 8, fAciRut3.2 maternal haplotype, whole genome shotgun sequence genome:
- the LOC117972944 gene encoding olfactory receptor 6N1-like, with protein MSGINKTGLEIREFFLVGFPQFQDQGSRNTLFAVLLTVYLLILLGNLLIVLIFILDESLHTPMYMLICSLAILDIVIPSVTMPRMLALFLFDSRLISFAGCFTQMVFFLGLGTAESFLLMLMAYDRYMAICNPLHYPTIMSNSFVLKLILCCWLGGLLSPMISLTLALRLLFCGANEVVHCFCDFSAVLRLACADTALNSYVALATALSVLLIPLFFILFSYVRIIRSVLQVAGSEGQRKAFSTCATHLLVISVFFLTATGVYISYRVPGVSSDMRILAAVVQNALPPLMNPVIYCLKNKEIRNSLLKTLRKTKILPGAL; from the coding sequence ATGTCTGGCATAAACAAGACCGGTCTGGAAATCAGAGAGTTCTTTTTAGTTGGTTTTCCACAGTTCCAGGACCAGGGGAGCAGGAACACCCTCTTCGCTGTCTTGCTGACTGTCTACCTCCTCATCCTCCTGGGGAACCTGCTTATAGTGCTTATATTTATACTAGATGAAAGCCTGCACACCCCCATGTACATGTTGATTTGTAGCCTGGCCATTTTAGACATTGTCATCCCCTCGGTCACCATGCCTAGAATGTTAGCCCTTTTCCTGTTTGATTCTCGGCTCATCTCCTTTGCAGGTTGTTTCACCCAGATGGTGTTCTTTCTCGGCCTGGGCACAGCAGAAAGCTTTCTCCTCATGCTCATGGCTTATGACAGATATATGGCCATCTGCAACCCTCTCCATTACCCAACTATAATGAGCAACAGTTTCGTCCTGAAACTAATATTGTGCTGTTGGCTGGGTGGCTTGCTCTCTCCAATGATCTCCCTCACCCTTGCTCTCAGGCTGCTGTTCTGCGGAGCCAATGAGGTGGTCCACTGCTTCTGTGACTTTTCTGCTGTGCTCAGGCTGGCCTGTGCTGACACTGCACTCAACAGCTATGTGGCTCTTGCTACAGCTTTGTCTGTGCTGTTAATTCCCTTGTTTTTCATCCTGTTCTCTTATGTGAGGATCATCAGGTCCGTGCTGCAGGTTGCCGGATCTGAGGGCCAACGCAAGGCCTTCTCCACCTGTGCCACTCACCTGCTGGTCATCTCTGTCTTCTTTCTGACCGCTACTGGTGTGTACATCTCCTACCGAGTCCCGGGCGTCTCCTCAGACATGCGGATCCTGGCGGCCGTGGTGCAGAATGCTCTGCCACCCCTGATGAACCCAGTCATTTACTGCCTGAAGAACAAAGAGATCAGGAACAGCCTGCTGAAAACACTGAGGAAGACAAAAATATTACCAGGCGCACTTTGA